A stretch of the Lactuca sativa cultivar Salinas chromosome 9, Lsat_Salinas_v11, whole genome shotgun sequence genome encodes the following:
- the LOC111921239 gene encoding putative disease resistance RPP13-like protein 2 encodes MEVTKAVSTAVILKLEDTMNEESVADNKKLKHQLQMLQKSLEQQEKFLEEEDVSQKTRDHLLDLYEVEDEIDIFSFQVARQRKTFFFKNFSSCRRLKQKMKKIQSRITSSEDVVSAIPGLIHCSRSDQWSDNSPHTSISDTTTSEEYHSDDDDDEDDDFYYETQALTLKQKSVSNVWPISESPSPEHKKLTFSYSYNEKERNMRGSKEENLHYPMQIPTFFHQEEKGIFGLKDDVKILVKRLTRHQEACVSRFTDDDVTSVVKQQSKQKEMFVQVVGEVGSGKTTLVRAVYKNKKIKDHFESHDWISVKHQDTADHILLGLLKKVETVKNNGGDTTFNDQSLKTRVFNHLKGKRYLIVLDGVRSCRLLEDLKEAFPYEDNGSKIIFTQRRSPETYVNMIMINPHKMNQLNETESWNMFLIKVGKEAEKITPKLKRRILNICKGLPLNIVLISKLLSNKGIETWSSIVAHDRCFNDVVTLCYEDLSSNSKLCLLYLSFFPKDYDIPVRRLLRLWLAEGFVNGRSEEISISPEDVVQKYFEDLVDRSLIQITKLRSDNSPRHCQLVSVLHDYLLPKAHDISLFNIHRNSEAFENAAGPYGVRRMVHHMNSVGALATTTRAHGQMIERNKTYVHSSSSTRYLSCFPVSCSENIHDTEMRSTFDPSLLRSYVSFNSHGKDIAEKQVGKLLGRIIKSNFRLLRVLDLEGVYMPNLPDKLGHLHHLRYLGLRRTFLESLPESVGDLSYLETLDVKHTRVETLPDSIWKLKQLRHLNLNNIRLAMPPRSSSTLVTLWGLVLDEKISVHEGLGKLLNLRELGVKFSLSKSQGMLLDWIAKLENLRSLRLRSLDDMNRPSNIILKPLAKLDKLSHLDLYGTLERLPDPNEFPPTVKVLTLSICRLNKDPMETLERLPSLIVLRLLGDSYTGKRLVCHRGGFKKLEVLKLWKLKDLEELDVEEEAMESLKELNIRGCDKLKNIPSRLLQKQRCLEELVLTNMPDDLVSRIKKRKFKDTSLTINYLE; translated from the coding sequence ATGGAGGTAACTAAGGCGGTGTCCACGGCAGTGATACTGAAGCTAGAAGATACGATGAATGAAGAATCTGTAGCCGATAACAAAAAACTGAAGCATCAACTCCAGATGCTCCAAAAGTCTCTCGAACAGCAGGAAAAATTCTTAGAAGAAGAGGATGTATCCCAGAAAACAAGGGACCATCTTCTTGACCTTTATGAGGTCGAGGATGAAATCGATATATTTTCCTTTCAAGTTGCTCGACAGAGGAAAACATTCTTTTTCAAGAACTTCAGTTCTTGTCGTAGGCTAAAACAGAAGATGAAAAAAATCCAGAGTCGAATTACCAGTTCTGAAGATGTGGTATCAGCTATTCCTGGTTTGATCCACTGTTCCAGGAGTGATCAATGGTCAGATAATAGCCCTCACACAAGCATTTCTGATACAACCACCAGCGAAGAATATCACagcgatgatgatgacgatgaagatgatgatttctattatgaaacacaAGCGTTGACGTTGAAGCAAAAGAGCGTGTCAAATGTTTGGCCCATTTCAGAATCCCCGAGTCCTGAACACAAGAAACTAACGTTCAGCTATTCTTATAATGAAAAAGAGAGGAATATGCGAGGTTCCAAAGAAGAGAATCTACATTACCCAATGCAGATACCGACTTTCTTTCACCAAGAAGAAAAAGGCATTTTTGGGCTGAAAGATGATGTCAAAATCCTGGTGAAACGGCTAACGCGGCATCAAGAAGCGTGTGTTTCAAGATTCACTGATGATGATGTTACAAGTGTGGTGAAACAACAATCAAAGCAAAAAGAAATGTTTGTCCAAGTTGTTGGCGAGGTGGGTTCCGGAAAAACCACTCTTGTTCGTGCAGTCTACAAAAACAAAAAGATCAAGGACCATTTTGAATCCCATGATTGGATCTCTGTCAAGCATCAGGATACAGCCGATCATATCTTGCTCGGCTTGTTAAAGAAGGTCGAAACTGTTAAGAATAATGGTGGGGATACGACCTTTAATGATCAATCACTAAAAACCAGAGTCTTCAACCACCTCAAGGGTAAGAGGTACTTGATTGTGTTAGATGGTGTTAGAAGTTGTCGTTTGCTGGAAGATCTGAAAGAGGCCTTCCCATATGAAGATAATGGAAGTAAGATAATTTTCACACAACGGAGAAGTCCAGAGACTTACGTGAACATGATCATGATCAACCCGCATAAAATGAATCAACTAAATGAAACGGAAAGCTGGAATATGTTTCTGATAAAGGTCGGAAAGGAGGCTGAAAAGATTACACCGAAGTTGAAACGTAGGATCTTGAATATATGCAAGGGTCTGCCTCTCAACATTGTCCTAATTTCTAAACTGCTCTCGAATAAGGGAATAGAAACATGGTCCTCGATAGTTGCTCATGATAGATGTTTTAATGATGTTGTAACCTTATGTTATGAAGACCTGAGCAGTAACTCAAAGCTTTGCCTGTTATACCTCTCTTTTTTCCCAAAAGACTACGACATTCCAGTACGGAGGTTGCTCAGGCTATGGCTTGCCGAGGGTTTTGTCAATGGAAGATCCGAAGAGATCTCGATCTCCCCAGAGGATGTGGTACAGAAATATTTTGAAGATTTGGTTGATCGGAGTTTGATACAGATAACCAAACTGAGATCCGACAACAGCCCTAGACATTGTCAGTTAGTTTCTGTTCTTCATGACTATCTGCTGCCAAAAGCCCATGACATCAGTCTGTTCAACATCCACCGCAATTCTGAAGCTTTTGAGAATGCTGCAGGTCCCTATGGTGTTCGTCGGATGGTTCACCACATGAACTCCGTCGGAGCCCTTGCCACCACCACTAGGGCACATGGTCAGATGATAGAGAGAAACAAAACATATGTTCATTCCTCGTCTTCCACAAGATACCTTTCTTGTTTCCCTGTgagttgtagtgaaaacatacatGATACAGAGATGCGTTCGACTTTTGATCCCTCTCTTTTGAGGTCTTACGTGTCGTTTAACTCCCATGGTAAGGACATCGCAGAAAAACAAGTGGGTAAACTTTTGGGTAGAATCATTAAAAGCAATTTTCGACTATTGAGAGTGCTTGATCTAGAAGGTGTTTACATGCCTAATCTACCTGATAAGCTCGGGCACTTGCATCATCTGAGATACCTAGGACTGAGAAGGACGTTCTTGGAGAGTCTCCCTGAATCCGTGGGTGATCTGTCTTATCTGGAAACCCTAGATGTGAAGCACACCCGTGTAGAAACTTTACCCGACTCCATTTGGAAGCTCAAACAGCTTCGTCATCTCAATCTGAATAACATTCGTCTTGCCATGCCACCTAGAAGTTCTTCGACTCTAGTCACCCTGTGGGGATTAGTTTTAGATGAGAAGATATCGGTACATGAAGGTTTAGGTAAGTTGCTTAATCTCAGAGAATTGGGTGTTAAGTTCAGCTTAAGCAAAAGCCAAGGCATGTTGCTTGACTGGATTGCTAAGTTGGAAAATCTTAGGTCTTTGAGGTTGAGATCACTAGATGACATGAATCGTCCTTCAAACATAATCTTGAAGCCACTGGCGAAGTTGGATAAACTTTCTCATCTTGATCTGTATGGTACTTTAGAAAGATTACCTGATCCAAATGAATTCCCGCCAACAGTTAAGGTTCTCACGTTGTCAATCTGTCGTCTAAACAAGGATCCAATGGAGACATTGGAACGCCTACCTTCCTTGATTGTGTTGAGGCTCTTGGGGGATTCATACACTGGAAAAAGATTGGTTTGCCATCGAGGAGGATTTAAAAAGCTTGAGGTGTTGAAGCTGTGGAAACTGAAGGATTTAGAGGAATTGGATGTGGAGGAAGAAGCAATGGAAAGCCTCAAAGAATTAAACATCAGAGGTTGTGACAAGTTGAAAAACATCCCTTCTAGACTACTGCAAAAACAAAGGTGTTTGGAGGAATTAGTATTGACAAATATGCCTGATGACTTGGTATCTCGgatcaagaaaagaaaattcaaGGATACATCTCTCACAATCAACTATTTGGAATAA
- the LOC111921312 gene encoding uncharacterized protein LOC111921312: MKYSTTVELKYSLSCYAVANGYDLWYEKNDKTRLLVRCCKGKHPTCPFRLYASWMKEEHTFQIKSLITEHKCSRAFKLGSIVTYKWIGKQFVNDVLESPKLSLRKMKALVSKRYNINVSVGQCRNVKKLALSEVERSLKEHYAKLWDYAAEIRKANPGSHVEVFLEPQPDNIVVFDRFYVSFKGVVDGWLDGCRKVIGVDGCFLKGVCRGELLSTVGRDANNNIYPLDWAVVNVENKRTWKWFLDNLMEDIGGGNGHGITILSDGHKGLFEAVKERLPDVEHRLCARHILANFHKKFKGEQYFKPFWRVVNATTVPKFEAAMNEIESLESMAYDYLIERDPRCWSKAFFREGMDCDAVENGVSESFNSVVLDARRKPLITMLEDIRCWAMQRLWMQKQNGLSWDLDICLSIRREIEDLKELQRFWVPYVSGYKEFEVFSGNERYVVDLNQRACGCRSWQLTGIPCVHAVSAISSLNLDVEAFVSNSYTKASFLSSYEYNIHPLNDSSEWPHVEGLHTILPPLKRRLPGRPCVKRKRDQEERELSGHTRHTMSRAGIPLRCTICHQTGHNKATCPSKPTPAPTTACPSHLTPDSSTAGPSHVKKAPVKKVPVKKAPMKMVLVKKGPVKRSPMKKVPLNDVGRVRKFSERITEIGIQKNVKVKDGTGCSQDKLMTLE; encoded by the exons ATGAAATACTCTACTACTGTTGAACTTAAATACTCTCTTAGTTGCTATGCAGTAGCAAATGGTTATGATCTGTGGTATGAAAAGAATGACAAGACTAGGTTGCTAGTTAGGTGTTGTAAAGGAAAGCATCCCACATGCCCTTTTAGATTGTATGCTTCCTGGATGAAAGAGGAACACACTTTTCAGATTAAGTCTCTTATAACAGAGCACAAGTGTTCTAGGGCATTCAAACTTGGTTCAATTGTAACATATAAGTGGATAGGAAAACAATTTGTGAATGATGTTTTGGAGAGTCCTAAACTAAGTTTGAGGAAAATGAAAGCACTGGTATCTAAGAGATACAACATTAATGTGAGTGTTGGGCAGTGTAGGAATGTAAAAAAGTTAGCATTGTCTGAAGTTGAAAGAAGTTTGAAAGAACATTATGCCAAATTATGGGATTATGCAGCTGAAATCAGAAAGGCTAATCCAGGTTCACATGTTGAGGTGTTCTTGGAGCCACAACCTGATAATATTGTGGTGTTTGATAGGTTTTATGTTAGCTTTAAAGGTGTTGTAGATGGGTGGTTAGATGGATGCAGAAAGGTAATTGGGGTTGATGGTTGCTTTCTTAAGGGTGTTTGTAGAGGGGAGCTCCTATCAACAGTGGGTAGAGATGCTAATAATAACATTTATCCCTTAGATTGGGCAGTAGTCAATGTTGAGAACAAAAGGACATGGAAATGGTTTTTGGACAACCTGATGGAAGACATTGGAGGGGGGAATGGTCATGGCATTACAATCCTCTCAGATGGCCACAAG GGATTATTTGAAGCTGTGAAGGAAAGACTTCCTGATGTGGAGCATAGATTATGTGCTAGACATATTCTAGCTAATTTCCACAAAAAATTTAAAGGAGAACAATACTTTAAACCATTTTGGAGGGTTGTGAATGCAACAACTGTACCTAAGTTTGAAGCAGCAATGAATGAGATTGAGTCCTTGGAAAGTATGGCTTATGACTATCTCATAGAAAGGGATCCAAGGTGTTGGTCAAAGGCTTTTTTTAGAGAGGGTATGGATTGTGATGCAGTAGAGAATGGAGTTTCTGAAAGTTTCAATTCTGTTGTACTTGATGCTAGAAGGAAACCATTGATAACAATGTTGGAGGACATAAGATGTTGGGCAATGCAGAGGTTATGGATGCAGAAGCAAAATGGTTTGAGTTGGGATTTGGACATATGCCTAAGTATCAGAAGGGAAATAGAGGATTTGAAAGAATTGCAAAG ATTTTGGGTACCTTATGTGAGTGGCTACAAAGAATTTGAAGTGTTCTCAGGAAATGAGAGGTATGTTGTTGATCTGAATCAGAGGGCATGTGGATGCAGAAGCTGGCAACTCACAGGCATTCCATGTGTACATGCCGTATCAGCAATTTcatcattgaacctagatgtgGAGGCTTTTGTATCCAACTCCTATACTAAAGCCTCTTTCCTTAGTAGCTATGAGTATAACATCCATCCACTCAATGACAGTTCTGAGTGGCCACATGTTGAAGGACTTCATACTATTTTGCCTCCATTAAAGAGGAGGTTACCTGGCAGGCCATGTGTCAAAAGGAAAAGAGATCAGGAAGAAAGAGAGCTAAGTGGGCACACAAGGCATACTATGTCAAGGGCAGGCATTCCTCTAAGATGTACCATTTGCCACCAAACTGGCCACAACAAAGCCACATGCCCAAGTAAGCCAACTCCAGCTCCAACCACAGCATGTCCAAGTCATTTAACTCCAGATTCAAGCACAGCAGGGCCAAGTCATGTGAAGAAGGCTCCTGTGAAGAAGGTTCCTGTGAAGAAGGCTCCTATGAAGATGGTTCTTGTGAAGAAGGGTCCTGTGAAGAGAAGTCCTATGAAGAAGGTTCCTTTGAATGATGTTGGTAGGGTGAGAAAGTTTTCAGAAAGAATCACAGAAATTGGTATTCAAAAAAATGTTAAAGTCAAGGATGGAACTGGATGCAGCCAAGACAAACTTATGACCTTAGAGTAA